The DNA segment GCGGGAAAGAACGTCATGCCCGGTTGCATCAAATTCTTGGCGAAGAGAATCGATTTTTGCTTCCGGTCGAGGAATGCGGCGATGCTGATTTGGGTCCGGCGACGGAAAGACTCTCCACCCGTTTTGGGACATTGATTTTTTCGGCCGATTCCGAAAGCCGGTTTTTCCTTCCGCGGCGCCATCTTTTCCCGGCGGTAATCAGTGACAAGGAGAAATGCGGAAGTCAGTACCGCTATCGTGTCGGTTGCATCAAGGCCGGGGAAGAATTACAGATCGCAACGATGATATCTTCGCCTATGGATATTGAGGCAGGTCAGATAGTTGAACTGGAAGTTGCCGCATTCAAAATTGAAAATGATCACATCAAAGTTTCAGAGCCAAGGCTGGTGCATTTTTATCATGACATGATAAGGATGCAAGATATTTCATTGTTGGCCGCCGCCGGCGAATTGTCGATTGAGGGGTATGAACTTCTTTCAAAGGGGGAGGCCGCTTTTCTGAAGATTTCCGAAGGGAAGGGGAAGGAAAGTATTTATCGACTGAGCAATTTCTCAGAATCATCTTTCCTTGCGGGGAAACGGTTTCTTGCCGATGCAGCGGCGTTGTCAGAGACAGAATCATCAGACAAAATTATTTCAGGAAAGGCGAGAATAAAAAAGGCGGGAGAAAGTTTTTGTCTGGAGACAGGGTCATCGGGAGAGAAGTTGTATCTGCGCCGGATTGTTCTTCACGGGAAAGCGCGATTTCTATTATATCGGACCGGTGCCGAGGCCGGGGAGTGTTCCCATGAATGAAAACGGCAAGCGGGGTCGGTTCATGATAATAAATAAATCGCTGTTCAATTTTATCATGGTGCTTCTGGGGATGTCGGGGGCCTATTTCACGACTATCGGGAACATCAAGATGCAACTGGCGGAAAAGGCGGAAACGGTTCTGGTGGAGGCGCTCGACAAGAAACTGGCCCGGATGGAAGTGGTGATCAAAGAGGGGCGGGTCAGCAAAGATGAATTTTTCCAATTTCGCAATAATGTGGAATCGCGCCTGGCGCGAATCGAATTTTACTTGGCGGAGGAGAGGAGATAAAGGTGCCGCAAATACACAAGAGTCTTGAAAAAATTGAGGCATTCTGCCGGTATCTCGAGGCGGAGGCAATGGAAGCAATCAATTTTGACGATATCCGGGCGGTGCTCGAGAATTCGGTGCAGGATCTGAAGGGGCTGAGTCAAATCGCGGCGGAACTGGCTTGTTTGAAAGAGGAGTATCGGGCCCGGATAGCGGGAATGCTTCGGGCCAATCTGGCCAGCCGCAAGGATGAAGATGACGCCGAACTGCTGTGCCGTGTCTCCGATTCATTCGAAGGAATCGAAGCGGAGGAACTGGTGCGGTTGTATGATCGGACGGTGCGTCGTTTCCGCGAAAATTTTCCGGCCAGTTTCAAGTATCTGGCGCACGGGGCGGAGAGGGGCGCGCGGCGCGACTGGAGCGAGCATAAAATATAGAGAAAGAGGGGAGTTTTCCCCGGCCAGGCGGGATAAATAACCCGGCCAAAGAACCAATCGGGAACAATCAAAGGAGAAATCATGGGAATAAGGGATCAAAATCTCGAAGCAATTGCGCCGGTGCTGGCGACTTTCGCCATTGCGCAGACAGTGAGTGTCGATGATCTGAAAGACGCCGATATCGGCAAGGCGGTGACACTGACGGCCAGTGATACGGTCGGGCCGTGCAGTTCAGGGGCACAACTTCTGGGAAAGTTGGTGGCGCTGACATTGACCGACGCCGATGACGGGGAACGGCAGGCCACCATTCAGATCGGCGGTATTTGCCGCCTGCCGATTTCGACAACCTATCCGGTTGTCGGCAACCGGGTGGTCGGGGGAGTGTCGGGAACGGT comes from the Candidatus Zixiibacteriota bacterium genome and includes:
- a CDS encoding hypothetical protein (Evidence 5 : Unknown function), translated to MNENGKRGRFMIINKSLFNFIMVLLGMSGAYFTTIGNIKMQLAEKAETVLVEALDKKLARMEVVIKEGRVSKDEFFQFRNNVESRLARIEFYLAEERR
- a CDS encoding hypothetical protein (Evidence 5 : Unknown function), which gives rise to MPQIHKSLEKIEAFCRYLEAEAMEAINFDDIRAVLENSVQDLKGLSQIAAELACLKEEYRARIAGMLRANLASRKDEDDAELLCRVSDSFEGIEAEELVRLYDRTVRRFRENFPASFKYLAHGAERGARRDWSEHKI
- a CDS encoding conserved hypothetical protein (Evidence 4 : Unknown function but conserved in other organisms), which codes for MGIRDQNLEAIAPVLATFAIAQTVSVDDLKDADIGKAVTLTASDTVGPCSSGAQLLGKLVALTLTDADDGERQATIQIGGICRLPISTTYPVVGNRVVGGVSGTVRQAPVLTGYDPAGGNIARGTVLAVNGTSDCIIYLN